The Xenopus tropicalis strain Nigerian chromosome 7, UCB_Xtro_10.0, whole genome shotgun sequence genome includes a region encoding these proteins:
- the LOC100492554 gene encoding 5-hydroxytryptamine receptor 3A — translation MALDILGFYQPPESGERISFKITLLLGYSVFLLIVSDELPATPGGTPLIGIYFIVCMALLVISMAESIFIIRINHKQHLQPEVPKWIERLVLEKITALLCIKNKKKFRPPSQGVESASTEQLSKYNLENVAGCNNSTGLILPMKENRDMLDSILQEVISIRKSVEISSSHDSEVEWLQIAYVLDILLFRMYLVAVFTYFLTLGIMWSNWHRSMPNI, via the exons ATGGCTCTAGACATCCTTGGATTTTATCAACCTCCAGAGAGTGGGGAAAGAATTTCTTTCAAGATCACCCTGCTTTTGGGCTACTCTGTCTTTCTTCTTATTGTATCAGATGAATTACCTGCAACACCTGGGGGAACACCACTGATAG GAATATATTTTATAGTCTGTATGGCTCTACTTGTAATCAGCATGGCAGAGAGCATTTTCATAATTCGAATAAATCATAAGCAGCATCTACAGCCTGAGGTTCCCAAGTGGATAGAGAGACTGGTCCTGGAGAAGATCACTGCCTTATTGTGcatcaaaaacaaaaagaaatttaGACCACCATCACAGGGAGTGGAAAGCGCTAGCACTG AGCAATTATCCAAATACAACCTTGAAAATGTTGCCGGCTGCAATAACTCTACGGGGCTTATTTTGCCAATGAAAGAAAACCGTGACATGCTGGATAGTATCCTACAGGAGGTTATCAGCATCAGGAAATCTGTGGAAATCAGTTCCAGTCATGACAGTGAGGTGGAGTGGCTACAGATTGCATACGTGCTTGACATCCTCCTATTTAGAATGTATCTGGTAGCAGTGTTTACATATTTCCTTACTTTAGGAATCATGTGGTCTAATTGGCACAGATCCATGCCAAACATTTAG